A region of the Candidatus Kryptobacter tengchongensis genome:
TATCGCCTCAATTAATCCATCTGGAAAAGGGAAAAAAGCATCAGACGCCACAACACTACCCCTTAGGTCGTGCCCCATTTCTCTTGCTTTCATAATCGCAACTTTTGAAGCATCAACCCTTGACATTTGCCCTGCACCAATTCCAAGAGTTCTGTCTTTCTTTGCATAAACAATCGCATTTGACTTAACATGTTTTACAACTTTCCATGCAAATATCAACGCCTCCATTTCATCAACCGTCGGTTTCCTTCTCGTTACAACTCTCAAATTCATTGGCTCAAGATCAATTGAATCAAACTCTTGAACAAGAACGCCACCTATAACCCTCTTAAAATCAAGCCCTACCTTTTTTAAGTTGATATCCTTATACCTTATCAATCTTCTATTTTTCTTCCGCGTCAAAAAGTTTAAAACATCCGGCGGAAACTCAGGAGCGATTATAACCTCAGTGAAAATTTCATCAATTGCCATAGCTGTTTTCAAATCAATTGGACGATTAAAAGCAATTATCCCACCAAATGGCGAAACTGTATCTGTTGCAAATGCTTTTTTAAAAGCCTCAAGAACCGATTTATCATCAACCCCAACTCCACATGGATTCGTGTGCTTTACAATCGCACATGCAGGTTTGTCAAACTCAATAACAAGTTCAGTCGCAGAACTTATGTCAAGTATATTGTTATAGGAAAGTTCTTTCCCGTGAAGATGCTCAAAATAATTGAAAAAGTCACCATAAAGCGCGGACCTTTGATGTGGATTTTCGCCATAGCGTAAATTTTTAACTTTGCCCAAACTTAGATGAAAAATCTCTGGCAAAACATCCTCAGTTAACTGGGATGCGAAAAAGTTAGCAATAGTTGCATCATAATTTGATGTGTGCTTGAAAGCTTCAACGGCAAGCATGATACGTGTCTTTTCAGAAAGTTCTCCCCCGCTTGATTTAAGCTCTTTGATTACCTGTTCATATCTTTGCGGATTTACAACGACAGCGACATATTTATAATTTTTTGCACCTGCCCTTAAAAGTGAAACACCACCTACATCAATTTGCTCAATTACCTCCTCAATCGTGAAATTTCCTCTCTTGATCACATCTGAAAACGGATAAAGGTTCACAACGACAAGGTCAATTGGGGTTATATCAAAACTTTTCAATTGTTCTTCATGCCTTGGATTACCCCTCAAAGCAAGTATTCCGGCAAGAATTTTTGGGTGTAAAGTTTTAACCCTACCATTGAGTATTTCAGGAAAACCTGTTATCTCTTCAACCCGTTTAGATTTAATTCCATTTTGCACAAGAACATTATAAGTTCCACCAGTTGAAATTATCTCTATATCAAGCTCTTGCAATTCCCGTGCAAATTCAACTATTCCAGTTTTATCATATACGCTGATAAGAGCTGTTTTAATTTTCATCTTTTATAAAAACTTTTCTTCCAGATATAACTACTCTACCTTCAACAAAAAGTTCAATCGCTTGTGGGTAAATTTCATGTTCAACTTTCAAAACTCTTTCAGCAAGGCTCTCGGGCGTATCATCGTCTCTGACCTCAACCACTCTCTGCATAACTATTGGACCATGGTCATACTCTTCATCAACAATATGCACAGTTACACCCGTTACCTTAACACCGTAATCAATCACCGCCTTGTGAACATTAATCCCATACATTCCAGGTCCTCCGAAGGCGGGCAAAAGTGCAGGGTGTATGTTTAGAATTCTATTTTGATATTCACGAACTATTTCCGGTGGAATTTTCTTCATATACCCAGCTAAAACAATAAGTTCAATGTTTCTTGTTTTAAGCTCATGAAGGAGTTTTTGAATATACTCTTCATCGGATGCAAATTGTCTTCTGCTTATGTGAAGGGCATCAATTCCATTTGCCCTTGCGATTTCAAGAGCACCTGCATTAGAGTTATTGCTTATCACAAGTGCAACCTTCGCATTTAATCTTCCTTCCTTTATGGCATTGATGATCGCCATAAGATTTGAGCCACGCCCGGAGGCGAAAACAGCGATGTTCATTGATTACAGCACATTTCGTTTTCCGATTAAATTTAATACTTGATTTATAAATTATCAAATCCACTGAAAGAATGTTAAAAAAATTTCAGTGCAAACAGATTACACTTTGTTAAATCTCAATTAAAACAAAAAAGCCCCGACTTGATGTCGGGGCTTCAATCTTAACTTTTTAATCTCCCATCAATACATATCGCTCATTCCACCCGGAACTGCTGGCGTTTTCTCCTTCTCAGGCTTTTCAAAAACGACAGCTTCAGTCGTCAATAGCAACGATGCAACGCTTGCTGCATTTTCAAGCGCAACACGAGCTACCTTAGTTGGGTCAATAACTCCAGACTCAAACAAATTCTCAAACCTTTCGGTTTGAGCGTTAAATCCAAAGTCATCTTTCCCTTCCTTGACCTTCTGCACAATGATTGATGGCTCAAGACCAGCATTGGCTACAATCCATCTGATTGGTTCCTCAAGCGCTTTCCTTACGATATCAATCCCAACTGCTTGATCTTCATTTTCTGGCTTGAGTTCATCAAGTTTATGCATAACCCTCAGATAAGCAACTCCACCACCTGGAACAATACCCTCTTCAACAGCAGCTTTTGTTGCATGGAGAGCATCTTCAACTCTAGCTTTCTTCTCCTTCATCTCAACTTCTGTAGCTGCGCCAATCTTTAAAACAGCAACACCACCACTTAATTTTGCAAGACGTTCCTGAAGTTTTTCACGATCATAATCAGATGTCGTCTTCTCAATTTGCACTTTAATTTCATTTATACGACGCTTGATATCCTCTTTATTCCCTGCTCCTTCAACAATGGTCGTATTGTCTTTATCCACAACAACTTTTTTCGCCTGACCAAGATATGAAAGTTGTGCATTCTCAAGTTTGAATCCTTTCTCTTCAGAGATAACCGTTCCACCTGTTAAAATCGCTATATCTTCAAGCATAGCTTTTCTTCTCTCACCAAATCCTGGCGCTTTAACAGCACAGCAACGCAATGTCCCACGAAGCTTGTTAACTACAAGCGTTGCAAGAGCCTCACCTTCAACATCTTCAGCTATGACAAGAAGCGATCTACCTGATTGAGCAACTTTCTCAAGTATCGGGAGAAAATCCTTTAAAGAGCTAATCTTCTTATCATGGATTAAAATGTATGGATTTTCAAGAACACATTCCATTGTATCAGGATTTGTCACAAAGTATGGTGAAAGATAACCACGGTCAAACTGCATACCTTCTACTATCTCCATAGTCGTTTCAGTTCCCTTCGCTTCCTCAACAGTTATAACACCATCCCTCCCAACTTTCTCCATCGCATCAGCTATAAGTTGACCAACTGACATATCGTTGTTAGCTGAAATCGCACCAACATAAGCAATCTCTTTTTTGTCCTTAACTTCTCTGCTTATTTCCTTCAACCCCTCAACTACTTTCTTAACAGCCATATCAATACCTCGCTTCAAATCCATCGGGTTTCTTCCAGCTACAACATTTTTTAATCCCTCCCTAAATATCGCCTGTGCAAGAACAGTTGCTGTTGTCGTCCCATCACCCGCAACATCACTCGTCTTTGAAGCAACTTCGCGAATCAATTGAGCTCCCATGTTTTCAACAGGATCCTCAAGTTCAATCTCCTTCGCTACCGTAACTCCGTCCTTTGTGACAACTGGCGGTCCAAATTTTTTATCTATTATGACATTTCTACCTTTTGGACCAAGTGTGACCTTTACAGCTTCTGCAAGCTTATCAACCCCACGCTTTAATGCTGCACGTGCCTCCGCATTGAAAAGTATGTCTTTTACCGCCATTTTTTTACCTCCTTTTCGTTTTTGGTTTTTAATTTTTTACTCAATTATTGCAAGAATATCACTTTCCCTCATAATTAAATACTCTTCTCCATCAATTGAAATTTCAGTCCCAGCATATTTACCATATAAAACCTTATCTCCAACTTTTACCTCCATCGGGATTTTTTTCCCATCATCGGTAATCCTCCCAGGTCCAACTGCGATTACTTCCCCCTGTTGAGGTCGTTCTTTTGCAGTATCTGGAATGACAAGACCACTTTTTGTAACCTCTTCCGCTGGTAACGGCTTTACAACAACCCTATCAGATAAAGGACGGATATTTACTTTTGCCATAAAATCTACCTCCCAAAGTTTTTTATTTTTATTAGCACTTAACACTTATGGTTGCTAAACGCAATTATAAATATAATGTTTAAAACAATTCATGTCAAGTGACAGATTGACACCTATTTATAGTTCCCCCTTTGAAAATCAATAAAGATCAAAATAATCAAAACACATATTTATGTAATTTTGTCAGCGATCTTCTAAATTTTAAACTCACCGTTCAAAAGCTCCTTTAAGGTTTTCTCGGAAAGCATCTGCTTTATTTCTTCACGAATGTTTTTCCAATACTCATGAACAGGGCATGGCTTTTTATCAGAGCAATTGGGAAGCCCAAGCACACAGCCCTTCAAAAGATCTTCACCTTCAAGCGCAACAACAATATCAAACAATTTTATCTTTTCAGGAGCTTTTTTCAA
Encoded here:
- a CDS encoding IMP cyclohydrolase codes for the protein MKIKTALISVYDKTGIVEFARELQELDIEIISTGGTYNVLVQNGIKSKRVEEITGFPEILNGRVKTLHPKILAGILALRGNPRHEEQLKSFDITPIDLVVVNLYPFSDVIKRGNFTIEEVIEQIDVGGVSLLRAGAKNYKYVAVVVNPQRYEQVIKELKSSGGELSEKTRIMLAVEAFKHTSNYDATIANFFASQLTEDVLPEIFHLSLGKVKNLRYGENPHQRSALYGDFFNYFEHLHGKELSYNNILDISSATELVIEFDKPACAIVKHTNPCGVGVDDKSVLEAFKKAFATDTVSPFGGIIAFNRPIDLKTAMAIDEIFTEVIIAPEFPPDVLNFLTRKKNRRLIRYKDINLKKVGLDFKRVIGGVLVQEFDSIDLEPMNLRVVTRRKPTVDEMEALIFAWKVVKHVKSNAIVYAKKDRTLGIGAGQMSRVDASKVAIMKAREMGHDLRGSVVASDAFFPFPDGLIEAIKAGATAVIQPGGSIKDDEIIKTADEYNIAMVFTGIRHFKH
- a CDS encoding phosphoribosylglycinamide formyltransferase-1 produces the protein MNIAVFASGRGSNLMAIINAIKEGRLNAKVALVISNNSNAGALEIARANGIDALHISRRQFASDEEYIQKLLHELKTRNIELIVLAGYMKKIPPEIVREYQNRILNIHPALLPAFGGPGMYGINVHKAVIDYGVKVTGVTVHIVDEEYDHGPIVMQRVVEVRDDDTPESLAERVLKVEHEIYPQAIELFVEGRVVISGRKVFIKDEN
- a CDS encoding chaperonin GroEL, giving the protein MAVKDILFNAEARAALKRGVDKLAEAVKVTLGPKGRNVIIDKKFGPPVVTKDGVTVAKEIELEDPVENMGAQLIREVASKTSDVAGDGTTTATVLAQAIFREGLKNVVAGRNPMDLKRGIDMAVKKVVEGLKEISREVKDKKEIAYVGAISANNDMSVGQLIADAMEKVGRDGVITVEEAKGTETTMEIVEGMQFDRGYLSPYFVTNPDTMECVLENPYILIHDKKISSLKDFLPILEKVAQSGRSLLVIAEDVEGEALATLVVNKLRGTLRCCAVKAPGFGERRKAMLEDIAILTGGTVISEEKGFKLENAQLSYLGQAKKVVVDKDNTTIVEGAGNKEDIKRRINEIKVQIEKTTSDYDREKLQERLAKLSGGVAVLKIGAATEVEMKEKKARVEDALHATKAAVEEGIVPGGGVAYLRVMHKLDELKPENEDQAVGIDIVRKALEEPIRWIVANAGLEPSIIVQKVKEGKDDFGFNAQTERFENLFESGVIDPTKVARVALENAASVASLLLTTEAVVFEKPEKEKTPAVPGGMSDMY
- a CDS encoding chaperonin GroES; its protein translation is MAKVNIRPLSDRVVVKPLPAEEVTKSGLVIPDTAKERPQQGEVIAVGPGRITDDGKKIPMEVKVGDKVLYGKYAGTEISIDGEEYLIMRESDILAIIE
- a CDS encoding transcriptional regulator, BadM/Rrf2 family; the protein is MSALLSKTAEYGIRAVLYIALKQVQKKNLKRCLTTRDIAKDLKVPYHFLAKVIQKLVKAEIIHSKRGRDGGFILKKAPEKIKLFDIVVALEGEDLLKGCVLGLPNCSDKKPCPVHEYWKNIREEIKQMLSEKTLKELLNGEFKI